The window CTAGTGGTTCTCAGAGATCTGCTAATATCAATTTTCTCCACAAAGATGATCAAAAACCTCAGATTCATTAGGGGATCTGCGATAATTGGAAAGATAGTAACATTCCTCCTATTCGTTTTCTATTCTACTGTAATACTAAGCATGATAACAGGCAGTTATGTTTCAATCGTTAGGAAAATAGAAATAGCGGTATTGTTCTTTGTAGTTATTTCAGGAGTATACTACTTGGATCTATACATAAAAAGTTGTAAGTCAGAGGGCACAAGTGAGCAAAACTAGTATATTCCTAATACCAACTTCAAATACTCTGAAGAAGCTTAACTGTTGGTTAACTACCACATCTAGTTTCCACACAAACTTTTGTGAAAGCAAAAATTCACTAATATTCAGTGGTAAAACTAAATTTGAAGTAGATCTTAGTTCTTCCTCCATCAGGATAGATCTGAATGCAGGTATTTTTTCTTTCATAGTTGTATCCAAAGGAAAAGTAATATTTGGGGAGAGAAAAAGAGATGTTACTTTTGTATCAGACTTTGAAAGAGTTATCCTAATTGAAGATTTTAAGCTTTCAAATGAGTTTAGAAAGAAGTTTTACTCTATTTCAGACGTCACCGATTCTCAGAAGCTGTTGGAAGATCTTAGGAAACTAGTAGGTGACAGAGGAATAACCATAATTTTTAGAAAAAATTTTTATTTTTTTCATGAGGTTTGCTTTTTACCAGCAAAAGGTAACAATGTTGATAACTACCTGTCTTTACTACTTAGCAAAATGACAGATTTCTCTGAAGATGATATATGGAAGACCAAGACGGTGCTTTATGAGGTATTTGATAATGCGATAGAACATGGAAGCAAGTTTGATGAAAACAAAATGATAAAGGTTGAAACCTTGATCAGCAACAATGGGCTACATATCATTGTATCTGATCAAGGCGAGGGATTTGATATATCCGGAATAAACTTCAGTCTAAATCCTGAGAAACCTACAGGTCGTGGACTAACAATGATAAAGATGTTATCGGATATCTTTGCGGTAGAAGATAAGGGTAAGACAACAAATATCTTCATAGCTAGATCTAACTCTCTATATATTCCCTATATTTTCTAGTTTCCAACGTATTTTCTGAATAGGTATTCAGTTTCTTCCTTTGATCTAGTCCCAAAGATCATAGCTCTTCCATTTTTAAACAAGAACACCTTTTTCCCTTCTGCGAGAAAGCTTGTATAGTCCTCATTCTCTTCTAGTATCTCTATTCCGCTTTTTCTAAGAATTCTGTTAATAAATGGAATATCAATATTTCTGTCATCTATTGGAAATACGCCTGAGGAGTTGTTTCCACAGTTTTCATTGATAATCTCACCATATTCTTCTTCCAAGAATTTATAGTTACCTTCAATGCAGGAATTACAACCTTTTGTGAAATTCAGCTTTACTACATCATTACCCGAAACTGAGAAACTTTCCCCTGAGCTTAAGGAGGTTAAAACCAAATTGAGTAATGTCTCTATATCTGGTGCAAGATAGTTGATTACAAGGTAGTTTGATAGATCCTTTTTCTCTTCAAGTAAACATCTTACACAGCTGTTTTTTGATATGCTTTTTACTATGACAT is drawn from Brevinematia bacterium and contains these coding sequences:
- a CDS encoding ATP-binding protein, which produces MSKTSIFLIPTSNTLKKLNCWLTTTSSFHTNFCESKNSLIFSGKTKFEVDLSSSSIRIDLNAGIFSFIVVSKGKVIFGERKRDVTFVSDFERVILIEDFKLSNEFRKKFYSISDVTDSQKLLEDLRKLVGDRGITIIFRKNFYFFHEVCFLPAKGNNVDNYLSLLLSKMTDFSEDDIWKTKTVLYEVFDNAIEHGSKFDENKMIKVETLISNNGLHIIVSDQGEGFDISGINFSLNPEKPTGRGLTMIKMLSDIFAVEDKGKTTNIFIARSNSLYIPYIF